A stretch of the Campylobacter sp. 19-13652 genome encodes the following:
- a CDS encoding NAD-dependent epimerase, producing MKILITGTAGFIGFHLANALAARNDEVLGIDNINDYYDVNLKYARLSEAGFSNEAIDCLKTQSDKSEFKIFTSQRYANLKFAKIDLTDKEKIDQIFKDFKPEVVVNLAAQAGVRYSLINPQAYINSNITGFLNILEACRHMGVQNLVYASSSSVYGLNESMPFSVHEGVNHPISLYAATKKSNEMMAHTYSHLFGLPTTGLRFFTVYGEWGRPDMALFLFTKAALENESIDVYNHGKMKRDFTYVGDIVKGIIKCIDNKAQPNQHWDALAPDPASSKAPFKIYNIGNNSPVELMEYIAAIEKHIGKQIKKNMLPLQAGDVPQTFADVSDLVSDFDYKPSTSVDEGVGKFVKWYRQFYNA from the coding sequence GTGAAAATATTAATAACAGGCACAGCTGGCTTTATCGGATTTCACCTAGCAAACGCTCTTGCTGCTAGAAATGATGAAGTTTTAGGGATTGATAACATAAACGATTATTACGATGTAAATTTAAAATACGCTAGGCTTAGCGAAGCTGGCTTTAGCAATGAGGCAATAGACTGCCTTAAAACCCAAAGCGACAAAAGCGAGTTTAAAATTTTCACAAGTCAAAGGTATGCAAATTTAAAATTTGCCAAAATAGACCTAACCGATAAAGAAAAAATAGATCAAATTTTTAAAGATTTTAAACCAGAAGTAGTGGTGAACCTAGCCGCACAAGCAGGGGTACGCTACTCCCTTATAAATCCTCAAGCCTACATAAATAGCAACATCACAGGCTTTTTAAATATCCTAGAGGCATGCCGACACATGGGAGTGCAAAATCTAGTATATGCTAGCTCAAGCTCTGTGTATGGACTAAATGAAAGCATGCCATTTAGCGTACACGAGGGCGTAAATCACCCTATAAGCCTCTACGCAGCCACCAAAAAAAGCAACGAAATGATGGCGCACACATATAGTCATCTTTTTGGTTTGCCGACGACTGGGCTTCGCTTTTTTACCGTTTATGGAGAGTGGGGTAGACCCGATATGGCACTATTTTTATTTACCAAAGCAGCGCTTGAAAACGAAAGTATAGACGTCTATAACCACGGCAAAATGAAGCGAGACTTCACATACGTGGGCGATATAGTAAAAGGCATCATAAAATGTATCGACAATAAAGCCCAGCCAAATCAGCACTGGGACGCTCTAGCACCAGACCCAGCTAGCTCTAAAGCGCCATTTAAAATTTACAACATAGGAAACAACAGCCCAGTCGAGCTAATGGAGTATATAGCCGCGATAGAAAAACACATAGGCAAACAGATAAAGAAAAATATGCTGCCTTTACAGGCTGGAGATGTGCCGCAGACTTTCGCTGATGTTAGCGATTTGGTAAGCGATTTTGACTACAAGCCAAGCACTAGCGTAGATGAGGGCGTGGGAAAATTCGTAAAATGGTATAGACAATTTTACAACGCATAA
- a CDS encoding trimeric intracellular cation channel family protein, which yields MDVWVLVDFLGTAAFALSGFYAGARGKFDWLGVFVATFLTALGGGIVRDTIADRAPFAFTNTMPGIIVVCVLVIAISLKLHKRDSLEQRFLFVLSDTLGLASFTITGALVAIEAGFNFCGVVMLGFTTAIGGGVLRDILMNEVPWLLRTGLYGTIAIVISALLYALKQLGLDGAPYIWGLFAFGVAFRLLAYYRSWHLPVMD from the coding sequence ATGGATGTATGGGTTTTAGTCGATTTTTTGGGGACGGCGGCATTTGCACTTAGTGGGTTTTACGCTGGAGCGCGCGGTAAATTTGACTGGCTTGGCGTGTTTGTGGCGACATTTTTAACAGCCCTTGGCGGAGGCATAGTAAGAGATACTATAGCAGATAGGGCGCCATTTGCCTTTACAAACACCATGCCAGGCATTATTGTGGTTTGCGTTTTAGTGATTGCCATTAGCTTAAAGCTTCATAAAAGGGATAGTTTAGAGCAGAGATTTTTATTCGTGCTTAGTGATACTTTGGGGCTTGCTAGCTTTACGATTACTGGCGCACTTGTGGCGATAGAGGCTGGGTTTAATTTTTGTGGTGTGGTTATGCTTGGTTTTACTACGGCAATAGGCGGCGGCGTACTTAGGGATATTTTGATGAATGAGGTGCCATGGTTACTTCGCACCGGGCTTTATGGTACGATTGCCATTGTCATAAGTGCGTTGCTTTATGCGCTAAAGCAGTTGGGGCTTGACGGCGCGCCATATATTTGGGGACTTTTTGCATTTGGTGTGGCGTTTCGCCTGCTTGCGTATTATCGCTCGTGGCACCTACCTGTGATGGATTAG
- a CDS encoding DNA ligase, which yields MKKTVLIILLCAAYAFCTSSFEPMRLGVYKKEMNVKGWLASEMLDGVRAYWDGKALYTRLNERINVPSAFISGFPPFKLDGELYTKRQDYANISSIVMATKPDTSWSGWAQISYNVFDVPDAKGGLLDRLSVIRRWLEQNPALKSRIKIIEQVKIKDEDELHHLFKNITARGGEGMVLRDPLAPYTSGVSDKNLKYKAYNDAECEVTSHKSVSNGVIKSFDCKLPNGKMMRIAASFNQSKNAPKIGEIITYTYERIGKGGIPESPKYLRVRKDP from the coding sequence ATGAAAAAGACTGTTTTAATTATACTACTTTGTGCTGCATATGCTTTTTGCACAAGTAGTTTTGAACCTATGAGGCTTGGAGTATATAAAAAAGAGATGAATGTCAAAGGCTGGCTTGCGTCTGAGATGCTTGATGGGGTGAGGGCTTATTGGGATGGGAAGGCGCTATACACTAGACTAAATGAGCGCATAAATGTCCCCAGCGCATTTATCTCTGGATTTCCTCCATTTAAGCTAGATGGGGAGCTGTATACTAAAAGGCAAGATTATGCAAATATATCCTCAATAGTAATGGCTACTAAGCCAGATACTAGCTGGAGTGGCTGGGCGCAGATAAGCTATAATGTATTTGACGTGCCTGATGCTAAGGGCGGACTTTTAGACAGACTTAGCGTGATAAGGCGATGGCTAGAGCAAAACCCAGCGCTAAAATCAAGAATAAAAATAATCGAACAAGTCAAAATAAAAGACGAGGACGAACTTCATCATCTTTTTAAAAATATAACAGCAAGAGGTGGAGAGGGCATGGTGCTACGAGACCCACTGGCTCCATACACATCTGGAGTAAGTGACAAGAATTTAAAATACAAAGCCTATAACGACGCAGAATGCGAGGTAACAAGCCATAAATCCGTATCAAATGGCGTCATAAAATCCTTTGACTGCAAGCTACCAAATGGCAAAATGATGAGGATAGCCGCCAGCTTTAACCAAAGCAAAAACGCACCAAAGATAGGAGAAATTATCACCTACACGTATGAGCGTATAGGCAAGGGTGGCATACCAGAATCCCCAAAATACCTAAGGGTGCGCAAAGACCCATAG
- a CDS encoding DUF1420 family protein, translated as MVIKPEFKNKLSSLIKNIEAKSSAEVICVITKSTLNTKFTCFLVSLAIAALCGFFSIFLNLSSVFYIFGVVLCGVFLILQIFPAIFRIILPEKFINKILYKFALKNFNSLGFNEINSKQVLMFFVSLSEKYICVITKESLNKENGKLENIIKEFIQTAKNGNLEIGIIKALRDCGDVLIQSFPVKKDDVNEIEKEVIELD; from the coding sequence GTGGTTATTAAACCGGAGTTTAAAAACAAACTATCAAGCCTAATTAAAAACATAGAGGCAAAAAGTAGCGCCGAGGTAATCTGTGTAATCACAAAAAGCACGCTAAATACTAAATTTACGTGCTTTTTGGTGTCTTTAGCGATAGCCGCACTTTGTGGGTTTTTCTCGATCTTTTTAAATTTAAGCAGCGTATTTTATATATTCGGGGTGGTTCTTTGCGGAGTATTTTTGATTTTACAAATTTTCCCAGCTATTTTTAGGATTATTTTACCTGAAAAATTTATAAATAAAATTTTATATAAATTTGCACTAAAAAACTTTAATAGCCTAGGTTTTAATGAAATAAATTCCAAACAAGTGCTAATGTTTTTTGTATCCTTAAGCGAAAAATATATCTGCGTAATAACCAAAGAAAGCCTAAACAAAGAAAATGGTAAGCTTGAAAATATCATAAAAGAATTTATCCAAACAGCAAAAAACGGCAACTTAGAAATTGGAATAATCAAAGCTTTGCGCGATTGCGGAGATGTTTTAATCCAAAGCTTTCCAGTAAAAAAAGACGACGTAAATGAAATAGAAAAAGAGGTAATAGAGCTTGATTAA
- a CDS encoding LemA family protein produces the protein MKKFIILIVAIVALGAWIMPQYNNLVKLDEGVNAKWAQVQNQYKRRADLIPNLVQTVKGYAKHESQTLQNVIEARSKATSINLNASDLSDQAKMKAFVDAQNSLSSALSKLMVVVEKYPELKADESFLKLQDQLEGTENRIAIARKDYIDELQGFNTVLRSFPTNLIAKIFTQISPKESFKASENEQNAPQVSF, from the coding sequence TTGAAAAAATTTATCATCTTAATCGTTGCCATCGTGGCTCTTGGAGCATGGATAATGCCACAGTACAACAATCTAGTAAAGCTTGATGAAGGCGTAAACGCAAAATGGGCGCAAGTACAAAATCAGTACAAAAGGCGCGCCGATTTAATACCAAACCTAGTCCAAACCGTAAAAGGCTACGCAAAGCATGAAAGCCAAACCCTCCAAAACGTAATAGAAGCAAGAAGCAAGGCAACATCGATAAATTTAAACGCAAGCGATTTGAGCGATCAAGCCAAAATGAAAGCCTTCGTAGATGCACAAAACTCGCTAAGCTCGGCGCTTTCTAAGCTAATGGTTGTGGTAGAAAAATACCCTGAGCTAAAGGCGGACGAGAGCTTTTTAAAGCTACAAGACCAGCTTGAGGGCACTGAAAATCGCATAGCCATAGCAAGAAAAGATTACATAGATGAGCTACAAGGATTTAACACCGTCTTAAGAAGTTTTCCAACAAATTTAATAGCAAAAATATTTACCCAAATAAGCCCAAAAGAGAGTTTTAAAGCCTCTGAAAATGAGCAAAATGCACCGCAGGTGAGTTTTTAG
- the murD gene encoding UDP-N-acetylmuramoyl-L-alanine--D-glutamate ligase, giving the protein MARSLFGYGSTTKAIAKSGGWQIFDDKFISPSTDEWGNELLPASAFDPQKSSLEITSPGIPPSNALTKQALNLISEYDFYADTKPFKIWISGTNGKTTTAKMTQHLLVQYGSVLGGNVGTPLADLSQNAKIWVLETSSFTIHYSKIAAPELYLLLNITKDHESWHGSFEAYEQAKLKPILSMREGSVAVLPEIYRPFVEKSSTLAYIIYYKDEFDLAKAAGVDIKSINFKPPFLTDALLALLSQKILFDKADVKLLNSFVIEPHKLEELRDSTDRLWVNDTKATNIDASIQALLRYSDKTIHLILGGDDKGVDMRGLFEFIGDKFSKNITIYAIGSNSKKLENLSKEYGLACHKCDVLDAAVMMIDKSLKAGEVALLSPAAASLDQFSSYAERGDKFKALIKSI; this is encoded by the coding sequence ATGGCGCGCTCACTCTTTGGCTACGGCAGCACAACAAAGGCTATCGCAAAAAGCGGTGGTTGGCAGATTTTTGATGATAAATTTATCTCCCCTAGCACGGACGAATGGGGCAATGAGCTACTGCCCGCAAGTGCTTTTGACCCTCAAAAAAGCTCGCTTGAGATAACAAGCCCAGGCATACCACCGTCTAATGCACTAACAAAGCAGGCATTAAATTTAATCAGCGAGTATGATTTTTACGCGGACACGAAGCCGTTTAAAATTTGGATTAGCGGCACAAACGGCAAGACTACGACTGCAAAAATGACCCAGCACCTCCTAGTGCAGTATGGTAGCGTCCTAGGCGGAAATGTAGGCACTCCGCTAGCAGATTTGAGCCAAAATGCCAAAATCTGGGTTCTAGAGACGAGTAGCTTTACGATACATTATAGCAAAATAGCTGCGCCAGAGCTTTATTTATTATTAAATATCACAAAAGACCACGAGAGCTGGCACGGTAGTTTTGAGGCTTATGAGCAGGCAAAGCTTAAGCCTATATTAAGTATGCGTGAAGGAAGCGTGGCAGTGCTGCCTGAAATTTATCGCCCTTTTGTTGAAAAAAGCAGCACTTTAGCTTACATTATATATTATAAGGACGAATTTGATCTAGCCAAAGCAGCTGGCGTGGATATAAAAAGCATAAATTTCAAGCCACCGTTTCTAACTGACGCACTCCTTGCCCTACTAAGCCAAAAAATCCTCTTTGACAAAGCTGATGTGAAGCTTTTAAATTCATTTGTGATTGAACCGCACAAGCTTGAGGAGCTGCGAGATAGTACCGATAGGCTATGGGTAAATGACACAAAAGCTACTAATATAGATGCAAGCATTCAGGCACTTTTAAGATATAGCGATAAAACCATACACCTAATCCTTGGCGGAGACGATAAGGGTGTGGATATGAGGGGGCTTTTTGAATTTATTGGTGATAAATTTAGCAAAAATATCACAATTTATGCCATAGGCTCAAACTCCAAAAAACTAGAAAACCTAAGCAAAGAGTATGGACTTGCTTGCCATAAATGCGATGTTTTAGACGCAGCTGTAATGATGATAGATAAAAGCTTAAAAGCTGGCGAGGTCGCGCTTCTTAGCCCTGCTGCAGCTAGCCTTGATCAGTTTAGCTCATATGCCGAGCGCGGAGATAAATTTAAAGCCCTTATAAAATCGATTTAA